From one Grus americana isolate bGruAme1 chromosome 32, bGruAme1.mat, whole genome shotgun sequence genomic stretch:
- the LOC129198416 gene encoding uncharacterized protein LOC129198416: protein MSPPRTLGTLGDMDPGVPMSRLCPPGTLGTLGDMDPGVPMTLLCPHDPLVSPCPPPPRTLGILGDMDPGVPMSLRDTGTPWGHNTGMSLRLLDTGSPWGHGSRVTHVLLVSPCPLWDTGSPWGHESEVSPCPSGTLRNPLGTWILVCPHVPPVCPKHIGDPWGHGSRCHHVHLVSPCHLRDTGDMTLGYPHVLWTLRNLWGHGFGDVPMSLVCPHVPQGHWEPLGTWTRGVSMSLLCPHVPPKDTGDPWGHGPRYPHVPSVSPCPTQGHWEPLGTWTQVSPCPCVSLSPPGDTSPRCPHVPAVS, encoded by the coding sequence atgtcccccccaagGACATTGGGGACCCTTGGGGACATGGATCcaggtgtccccatgtcccgCCTGTGTCCCCCTGGGACACTGGGAACCCTTGGGGACATGGATCCAGGTGTCCCCATGACCCTCTTGTGTCCCCATGACCCTCttgtgtccccatgtcccccccccccaaggacaTTGGGGATCCTTGGGGACATGGATCcaggtgtccccatgtccctcaggGACACTGGGACCCCCTGGGGACACAACACTGGGATGTCCCTACGTCTTCTGGACACTGGGAGCCCTTGGGGACACGGATCTAGGGTCACTCATGTCCTTCTtgtgtccccatgtcctctCTGGGACACTGGGAGCCCATGGGGACATGAATCTgaggtgtccccatgtccctcaggGACACTGAGGAATCCTTTGGGGACATGGATTCTGGtatgtccccatgtccctcctGTGTGCCCCAAGCACATTGGGGACCCTTGGGGACATGGATCCAGGTGTCATCATGTCCACCTTGTGTCCCCATGTCACCTGAGGGACACTGGGGACATGACTCTAGGGTATCCCCATGTCCTCTGGACACTGCGGAACCTCTGGGGACATGGATTTGGggatgtccccatgtcccttgtgtgtccccatgtccctcaggGACACTGGGAACCCTTGGGGACATGGACACGGGGTGTCTCCATGTCCCTtctgtgtccccatgtcccaccCAAGGACACTGGGGACCCCTGGGGACATGGACCCAGGTATCCCCATGTCCCTtctgtgtccccatgtcccaccCAAGGACACTGGGAACCCTTGGGGACATGGACCcaggtgtccccatgtccctgtgtgtccctgtcTCCCCCTGGGGACACGTCCCCcaggtgtccccatgtccctgctgTGTCCTGA